A region of marine bacterium B5-7 DNA encodes the following proteins:
- the gmhB gene encoding D-glycero-beta-D-manno-heptose-1,7-bisphosphate 7-phosphatase produces MKLVILDRDGVINVDSADYIKTPEEWHPIPGSIDAIAHLHQAGYTIAIATNQAGIARQLYDHAMLARIHQKMLEQIQAAGGHIELIVYCPHHPDEQCACRKPAPGLLHQIEERLGVSVKDAPFVGDSLKDLQAGTALSCQPVLVKTGHGQETLSQLKTQPDINARAYEDLAAFVEDFLA; encoded by the coding sequence ATGAAATTAGTCATTCTCGATCGAGACGGCGTCATCAATGTCGACTCGGCGGATTACATCAAAACCCCAGAAGAATGGCACCCCATTCCCGGCAGCATTGATGCCATTGCACACCTACATCAGGCGGGCTACACCATTGCCATTGCCACCAATCAAGCAGGCATCGCACGTCAACTTTACGATCACGCAATGTTGGCACGCATTCATCAAAAAATGTTAGAACAAATCCAAGCTGCTGGCGGACATATCGAACTGATTGTCTATTGTCCGCATCATCCCGATGAACAATGCGCCTGCCGAAAACCGGCACCGGGTTTACTGCATCAAATTGAAGAACGCTTAGGTGTCTCTGTAAAAGATGCGCCCTTTGTTGGTGATTCATTAAAAGATTTACAGGCCGGTACCGCCTTAAGTTGCCAACCGGTCTTAGTTAAAACCGGTCACGGTCAAGAAACACTATCACAGCTAAAAACACAGCCCGACATTAATGCTCGAGCATACGAGGATTTAGCAGCATTTGTCGAGGATTTTTTAGCATGA
- the coq7 gene encoding 2-nonaprenyl-3-methyl-6-methoxy-1,4-benzoquinol hydroxylase, with protein MNTKVKYSLLDRCCLEVDRGLRTLFAQTRHHDRERPDLDISDQPMTAAEKQHVAGLMRVNHCGEICAQALYQGQAITARDPGVRATMQEASDEENDHLAWCEQRLADLHDKPSILNPVWYTGALALGLAAGFAGDAWSLGFLAETERQVVKHLESHLEKLPVQDEKSRAIVSTMRDDEAKHATTAVKAGARELPTWIKRLMMLSSKVMTRVVYKS; from the coding sequence ATGAATACGAAAGTAAAATACAGCCTGTTAGATCGTTGTTGCCTTGAGGTCGACCGAGGTTTGCGCACGCTATTTGCGCAGACGCGTCATCATGACCGTGAGCGACCTGATTTGGACATCAGTGATCAGCCGATGACAGCCGCAGAAAAACAGCATGTCGCAGGTTTAATGCGCGTAAATCACTGTGGTGAAATTTGTGCACAGGCTTTATATCAAGGGCAAGCGATTACGGCACGTGATCCCGGTGTGCGTGCGACCATGCAAGAAGCGTCTGATGAAGAAAACGATCATTTGGCATGGTGTGAGCAACGCTTGGCAGATTTGCATGATAAACCGAGCATCTTAAATCCTGTTTGGTATACCGGTGCGTTGGCGCTGGGTTTGGCTGCAGGATTTGCGGGTGATGCCTGGAGTTTGGGATTTTTAGCAGAAACAGAACGCCAAGTCGTCAAACATCTTGAGTCTCACCTTGAAAAATTGCCTGTGCAAGATGAAAAGTCTCGCGCTATTGTATCGACGATGCGCGATGATGAAGCCAAGCATGCGACAACGGCTGTGAAAGCGGGTGCACGTGAATTACCTACATGGATTAAAAGGTTGATGATGCTATCGTCAAAGGTCATGACGCGAGTGGTTTATAAGTCTTAA